Proteins found in one Fusarium keratoplasticum isolate Fu6.1 chromosome 12, whole genome shotgun sequence genomic segment:
- a CDS encoding ZnMc domain-containing protein, whose translation MTNSINPPEDLIKITCPKPLIPAMASYGPICFTKILGVRDEDDIPPKESVANAVSENPRNGSLTLPPAPTAPGGPLGLAMVTRKFWLAGRNLKIGFQGGSTWQKDKVKKYAPEWCQYANIKFTFVNSGEVDILISFNPGSGSWSYLGTDSSWFSSRNRPSMNLGWINDNTPEDEIKGVILHEFGHAIGAIHEHESPYANIPWNKEQVYKDLGGPPNKWDRATVDNNMFTLYSLDETQASDFDPDSVMLYYFPASWTTDGKGTKQNNSLSATDKAYAKFSYPADAFDAGQFNTMEVRPWDKPQANNDKVIYYQTKYDAVPEIPLGITSLDISKDANIRIRALANDPTTEKFKASLQSWADTTLYSASMTFLEKSSRFSYIQTGVYNTQETRPWNQPQLTQSKRINFKTPFKSPPKVITWLQSLDMDKKKNWRIKVYPTDIDAKGFTIHADSWADSILYSAGVTWLAYPADQQGVASGKFSTQDVRPWDKPQHENSGVFNFQQPFSKAPKIIMAIDTLDYDHNKNLRVRLSTSSVTNTGITWHFQSWWDSVMYVAGASFLAWT comes from the exons ATGACAAACTCGATCAACCCACCAGAAGACCTCATCAAAATCACTTGCCCCAAACCCCTCATTCCTGCCATGGCTTCCTACGGACCCATCTGCTTCACCAAGATTCTTGGTGTgcgtgatgaggatgatatCCCCCCCAAGGAGAGCGTGGCCAACGCAGTCTCTGAGAACCCGCGCAATGGATCGCTCACTttgcctccagctccgacTGCACCTGGGGGACCTCTCGGTCTTGCCATGGTGACTAGGAAGTTCTGGTTGGCTGGTCGCAATTTGAAGATTGGTTTCCAGGGAGGCTCTACCTGGCAGAAG GACAAAGTCAAGAAGTATGCCCCAGAGTGGTGCCAGTACGCCAACATCAAGTTCACCTTTGTCAACTCGGGAGAAgtcgacatcctcatctccttcaacccTGGCTCAGGCTCCTGGTCCTATCTAGGGACAGACAGCTCCTGGTTTAGCTCGCGGAACCGTCCATCCATGAACCTCGGCTGGATCAACGACAACACCCCCGAGGATGAAATCAAGGGCGTCATTCTCCACGAGTTTGGCCACGCCATCGGTGCCATCCATGAGCATGAGAGCCCGTATGCGAACATCCCCTGGAACAAGGAACAGGTCTACAAGGACCTTGGTGGCCCTCCCAACAAGTGGGACAGAGCCACTGTTGACAACAACATGTTCACTCTCTACTCGCTTGATGAGACTCAGGCTAGTGATTTTGATCCGGACAGTGTCATGCTGTACTACTTCCCTGCCAGTTGGACCACCGATGGCAAGGGCACCAAGCAGAACAACTCCCTGTCCGCAACCGACAAGGCCTACGCCAAGTTTTCGTATCCTGCTGATGCCTTTGATGCTGGGCagttcaacaccatggaGGTTCGCCCTTGGGACAAGCCTCAGGCAAacaacgacaaggtcatctACTACCAGACGAAGTATGACGCTGTCCCTGAGATCCCACTTGGCATCACGTCCCTCGACATCAGCAAGGATGCCAACATCCGCATCAGAGCTCTCGCCAATGACCCAACCACCGAGAAGTTCAAGGCTTCTCTTCAAAGCTGGGCAGACACCACGCTCTACTCAGCCTCCATGAccttcttggagaagagtTCCCGCTTCAGCTACATACAGACCGGCGTCTACAACACTCAAGAGACCCGTCCCTGGAACCAGCCCCAGTTGACCCAGTCCAAGCgcatcaacttcaagacaCCCTTCAAGAGCCCACCCAAGGTCATCACCTGGCTGCAGTCCCTcgacatggacaagaagaagaactggCGCATCAAGGTGTACCCCACCGACATTGACGCCAAGGGCTTCACCATCCACGCCGACTCATGGGCCGACTCGATCCTATACAGCGCAGGCGTGACCTGGCTCGCCTACCCAGCCGACCAGCAGGGAGTTGCGAGCGGCAAGTTCAGCACGCAGGATGTGCGCCCGTGGGACAAGCCTCAGCACGAGAACTCGGGGGTATTCAATTTCCAGCAGCCGTTCTCCAAGGCCCCCAAGATCATCATGGCGATTGACACGCTGGACTACGATCACAACAAGAATCTGCGAGTGAGGCTGAGCACGTCTTCGGTTACCAACACGGGGATCACATGGCATTTTCAGAGTTGGTGGGATAGTGTCATGTACGTTGCTGGTGCTTCGTTCCTTGCTTGGACTTGA
- a CDS encoding Fungal-trans domain-containing protein, with protein MLTVALRAEVKYTRPRKSPKESQPSPASQGTDGPVIRTSQSLPSPTSPTRPGASDYYLTLARQRLTAISPDGSVPQEQDHDVEPAGMVRMKFLVQQCINTTGTSLSTLSLSDWMQVIQVYEDEIGLQYPFLDIQELQETIRSTKQGTTQGRSERHDAHISGRRYQERLDDILTLIFYTVSILADPASAERSKPSVESIYGGAVARSQLGNLNEDDLVLIILGSIFFFLGDQEILAWRGIGMVFRLLQELEDTPDKLQSRVLPNDKGVISPEFYWSVYTLDRRWSFGTGLPFAVQDSDVRYRPSLKDNSLSCGYLKSMVAYCEISSEVQKSILETPQSIVSGSKRDFLNFRVVQWQQNLPQGLCFSGIDDKFDPAKEKRGEYKMRLALYLRANQMRIIIHRKFMARSELNTIDATEANVMASITRDSIRVLMQLARDTDIYIAQQKTFNHFLETALSSLLLIMCSTEDLKRFSYLSDVVEALELVEQLASQSAIMQNMWCKMQSIKEAIKDIQTKLSGETSSHCGQADKEPHEAGVVEQEPQIAIGPMSPTEMMMVATAIPPAPNLMEEFDSFEALEEAGGLNFANFPELGQFLQEYENFYF; from the exons ATGCTTACCGTCGCACTTAGAGCCGAAGTGAAATACACAAGACCGCGGAAATCACCCAAAGAGAGCCAGCCGAGTCCTGCTAGCCAAGGAACTGACGGGCCAGTCATCAGAACATCTCAAAGCCTTCCGTCGCCCACGTCGCCTACTAGGCCAGGCGCATCAGATTATTACTTGACCCTTGCACGGCAACGTCTCACAGCTATCAGTCCAGATGGAAGTGTCCcacaagaacaagatcaCGATGTAGAGCCAGCTGGAATGGTCCGCATGAAGTTCCTCGTTCAACAATGCATCAACACCACTGGAACCTCTTTATCAACACTCTCACTGAGTGACTGGATGCAGGTAATTCAAGTCTATGAGGACGAAATTGGCCTTCAATACCCGTTTCTTGATATCCAGGAACTACAAGAGACGATACGTTCCACCAAACAAGGGACCACACAGGGGCGTTCCGAAAGACATGACGCGCATATCTCGGGGCGTCGATACCAGGAGCGCCTTGACGACATTTTAACTCTCATTTTCTATACTGTATCGATTTTGGCCGACCCTGCTTCAGCTGAAAGGTCCAAGCCCTCTGTTGAGTCTATCTACGGAGGTGCTGTTGCTCGGTCCCAGCTCGGAAACCTAAACGAAGATGATCTGGTCTTGATAATCTTGGGC AGCATATTCTTCTTTCTCGGGGATCAAGAGATTCTGGCCTGGAGAGGAATCGGTATGGTGTTTCGACTGCTCCAAGAGTTGGAAGACACACCCGACAAGCTACAGTCTCGTGTATTACCAAATGACAAAGGAGTGATAAGTCCCGAGTTCTACTGGTCGGTGTACACCCTCGATCGACGATGGAGCTTTGGAACTGGTCTGCCGTTTGCAGTTCAAGACTCGGATGTCAGATATCGTCCAAGCTTAAAG GACAATTCCCTCTCTTGTGGCTACCTGAAGTCGATGGTTGCATACTGCGAAATCTCGTCCGAGGTCCAGAAATCGATCCTTGAGACACCGCAGTCTATCGTATCAGGGTCTAAACGCGATTTTCTCAACTTCCGAGTCGTACAATGGCAACAAAACCTACCACAGGGTCTTTGCTTTTCTGGTATTGACGACAAGTTTGACCCAGCCAAGGAAAAGCGCGGAGAGTACAAGATGCGTCTCGCTCTTTATTTGAGGGCCAACCAAATGCGCATCATCATTCACAGAAAGTTCATGGCGCGCTCAGAGCTGAACACGATTGACGCGACTGAAGCGAATGTCATGGCTTCAATCACTCGAGACTCGATCAGGGTCTTAATGCAACTGGCCCGGGATACGGACATCTACATTGCCCAGCAAAAGACGTTTAACCACTTTTTAGAAACCGCATTGTCGTCTCTTCTCTTGATAATGTGCTCTACTGAGGACTTGAAGAGGTTTTCCTACCTTTCCGATGTTGTGGAGGCACTGGAGCTGGTCGAACAGCTCGCAAGTCAGTCTGCTATTATGCAAAATATGTGGTGCAAGATGCAGAGcatcaaagaagccatcaaggataTCCAGACTAAACTATCTGGTGAAACATCATCACACTGCGGTCAAGCCGACAAGGAACCTCACGAGGCTGGCGTGGTGGAACAAGAACCACAGATCGCGATTGGGCCGATGTCTCCCaccgagatgatgatggtcgcCACCGCCATCCCGCCAGCACCTAATTTGATGGAAGAATTTGACAGCTTTGAAGCTTTGGAGGAAGCTGGAGGACTCAATTTTGCAAATTTTCCAGAACTTGGGCAATTCTTGCAGGAGTATGAGAACTTTTATTTTTGA
- a CDS encoding Dioxygenase-N domain-containing protein, which translates to MADLTIDNITPNAVTISTRAGDKRLDYVMERSSRMSTISRESILLPDVLGLSLLVDSIDHPKPDNSTQGSVLRPFHTRDDPEVPHGDPISLNDKD; encoded by the exons ATGGCCGACTTGACCATTGACAACATCACCCCCAATGCAGTCACAATCAGTACCCGTGCAGGAGATAAGCGCCTCGACTATGTGATGGAGCGCTCATCACGCATGTCCACGATTTCGCGC GAATCCATCTTACTGCCGGATGTGTTGGGTCTGTCCCTGCTCGTCGACTCGATAGATCACCCCAAGCCCGACAATTCGACTCAGGGATCGGTTCTTAGGCCGTTCCACACCCGCGATGACCCAGAGGTTCCCCATGGGGACCCCATATCTTTGAATGACAAGGACTAG
- a CDS encoding MFS domain-containing protein, with protein sequence MAVLDKFNAVIGRKANNEAAEDPVTVANATADEKAHDGIPPEDVDLSDAPTENAQHGVRAAEAITLTWTKWSLVAVFINMWFIYLVNGFQSKVLDTLTPYASSEWESHSIMPVISTVAYIMTAAVYIPLSKILDIWGRAEGFLLMVVFATIGMAMMAASRNFATYCAATVFWQVGWSGLTYSIDVITADSTQLKNRGLAYAFTSSPYMVTAFAAPKSAEKFLENVDWRWGFGCFSIVLPVVAAPMYCILKWHLHKAKKAGLLVREDSGRTWPEAIVWGVMEFDAPGALLFAAGAVIFLLPFSIASMAPQGWDTPYIIAMIITGFVVLVIFGLYERFVAPKPFFKYQFLTDRTVVGVCWLDLIYMIGYYCWASYFNSFLQVVNNLGPAEAGYVANTFDIVSGFLLFIVGWGIRKTGRFKWLLCVGIPLYIFSQGLMIHFRRPGQSIGYLIMCEVFISIAGSVFILCMQIGILAAVDHQHVATALAVLSVTGNIGGALGSTISATIWTNTFYNKLLQWLPESALPEAENIAGVIDYQLAYPMGSPERLAIQRAYGFGQARMLAAGTSIMVLAFATIFLVRNYDLRKLRQTKGMIF encoded by the exons ATGGCAGTCTTGGACAAGTTTAACGCCGTCATAGGGCGCAAGGCCAACaacgaggccgccgaggacCCCGTCACAGTCGCCAATGCGACCGCCGACGAAAAGGCCCACGACGGCATCCCTCCCGAGGATGTCGACCTCAGCGATGCTCCCACTGAGAATGCCCAGCACGGTGTGagggccgccgaggccatcacccTCACCTGGACCAAGTGGTCGCTGGTTGCCGTCTTCATCAA CATGTGGTTCATCTACCTCGTCAACGGTTTCCAGTCCAAGGTTCTCGACACCTTGACTCCCTACGCCTCCAGCGAGTGGGAGTCTCACTCCATCATGCCCGTCATCAGCACCGTCGCCTACATCATGACTGCTGCCGTCTACATCCCCCTGTCCAAGATTCTCGACATCTGGGGCCGAGCTGAGGGTTTCCTCCTCATGGTCGTCTTTGCCACCATTGGtatggccatgatggctgccaGCCGCAACTTTGCCACTTACTGCGCTGCCACT GTCTTCTGGCAGGTTGGCTGGTCCGGCCTCACCTACAGTATCGATGTCATCACGGCCGATTCCACTCAGCTCAAGAACCGAGGTCTCGCCTACGccttcacctcctccccTTACATGGTGACTGCTTTCGCCGCTCCCAAGTCGGCCGAGAAGTTCCTTGAGAACGTCGACTGGCGATGGGGTTTTGgctgcttctccatcgtccTCCCCGTCGTCGCCGCTCCCATGTACTGCATCCTCAAGTGGCACCtccacaaggccaagaaggctggtCTCCTCGTCCGTGAGGACAGCGGCCGTACCTGgcccgaggccatcgtcTGGGGTGTCATGGAGTTTGACG CTCCCGGTGCCCTGCTGTTCGCCGCTGGTGCTGTCATCTTCCTGCTCCCCTTCTCCATTGCCAGCATGGCTCCCCAGGGTTGGGATACCCCTTATATCATCGCCATGATCATCACTGgcttcgtcgtcctcgtcatcttcggTCTCTACGAGCGCTTCGTGGCCCCCAAGCCCTTCTTCAAGTACCAGTTCCTCACTGACCGAACCGTCGTCGGTGTCTGTTGGTTGGATCTCATCTACATGATCGGCTACTACTGCTGGGCCAGTTACTTCAACTCGTTCCTCCAGGTCGTCAACAACCTGGGCCCCGCCGAGGCCGGTTATGTTGCCAACACTTTCGATATCGTCTCTGGCTTCCTCCTGTTCATCGTCGGTTGGGGTATTCGCAAGACTGGTCGCTTCAAGTGGCTCCTTTGCGTCGGTATCCCTCTGTACATCTTCTCCCAAGGCCTGATGATCCACTTCCGTCGTCCTGGTCAGTCCATCGGTTACCTCATCATGTGCGAGGTCTTCATCTCCATTGCTGGATCCGTCTTCATTCTGTGCATGCAGATTGGTATCCTCGCCGCTGTTGACCACCAGCACGTTGCCACTGCCCTCGCCGTCCTGAGCGTCACTGGTAACATTGGCGGTGCCCTCGGAAGCACCATCTCTGCCACCATCTGGACCAACACCTTCTACAACAAGCTTCTCCAGTGGCTTCCCGAGAGCGCCCtccccgaggccgagaacATTGCTGGCGTCATCGATTACCAGCTTGCCTACCCCATGGGCTCTCCCGAACGCCTGGCTATCCAGCGCGCCTACGGCTTCGGCCAGGCTAGAATGCTTGCTGCCGGAACCAGCATCATGGTCCTTGCCTTTGCTACCATCTTCCTGGTCAGGAACTACGACCTCCGGAAGCTTCGCCAGACCAAGGGTATGATCTTCTAA
- a CDS encoding AlcB domain-containing protein produces the protein MAASDPFQQQSPIKIRLPHPYLTTYFLERTDAEKQSFRLRKADSPEEDGTPFPQALHAEGLVFARVPPAESDKIPESDNRAWARARRSPVWSLTWEDRHEAATLAQAWMFFYTFFTHTFDVEQFRLRLGGSGAEDLAKALVQSMVAIDIPEPPSVPVPAPRQEVEVLVLRSAFWQGCASPLGQQPIWLPTWNSGKVVPHVEYVMTPTSESTLLRHPRRVPKPAPGSLIYSRYIPSLDEHFNLVALDYLNPEHLALFNKWQNDPRVAAGWMETGTLEQHRAYLRAIHEDPHQFAVLGFFNDTPFAYFELYWAKEDKMGQHYACLDFDRGRHSLVGDATFRGQHRVMAWWPSVMHYEFLDDHRTENVVGEPRLSGEKVLMYEMIFGLHQDKWMDLPHKRSNLVKCSRERFFQLCPFNQSKPRVAGTTFGFEPKL, from the coding sequence atggccgcCTCAGATCCCTTCCAGCAGCAGTCGCCAATCAAGATCCGGCTTCCTCATCCTTACCTCACCACCTACTTCCTCGAGCGCACCGACGCCGAGAAGCAGTCGTTCCGGCTTCGCAAGGCCGACTCgcccgaggaggatggcACCCCGTTTCCCCAGGCCTTGCACGCAGAAGGCCTAGTCTTTGCCAGAGTGCCGCCTGCAGAATCTGATAAGATCCCCGAATCTGATAATCGCGCCTGGGCGAGGGCACGCCGCAGCCCCGTCTggtccttgacctgggaGGACCGTCACGAGGCCGCCACTCTTGCCCAGGCCTGGATGTTCTTCTACACCTTCTTCACACACACTTTTGATGTAGAGCAGTTCCGTCTCCGCCTCGGCGGCTCCGGTGCTGAGGACCTCGCCAAGGCACTGGTCCAGTCCATGGTGGCAATTGATATTCCCGAGCCCCCCAGCGTGCCCGTGCCGGCTCCTCGccaggaggtcgaggtgcTCGTCCTCCGAAGCGCCTTCTGGCAGGGGTGCGCATCACCTCTTGGTCAGCAGCCCATCTGGCTTCCCACATGGAACTCGGGCAAGGTGGTTCCTCACGTCGAGTACGTGATGACGCCGACGTCCGAGTCCACCCTGCTCCGGCACCCACGCCGAGTGCCCAAGCCGGCGCCCGGCAGCCTCATCTACAGCCGGTACATCCCGTCGCTGGACGAGCACTTCAACCTCGTGGCGCTCGACTACCTCAACCCAGAGCACCTGGCCCTGTTCAACAAGTGGCAGAACGACCCCCGTGTGGCGGCGGGCTGGATGGAGACGGGCACGCTGGAGCAGCACCGGGCGTACCTCCGGGCGATCCACGAGGACCCCCATCAGTTTGCCGTCCTGGGTTTCTTCAACGACACGCCGTTTGCCTACTTTGAGCTGTACTGggccaaggaggacaagatggGCCAGCACTACGCGTGCCTCGACTTTGACCGAGGCAGGCACTCGCTCGTGGGAGATGCCACATTCCGTGGCCAGCACCGCGTCATGGCCTGGTGGCCCAGCGTGATGCACTacgagttcctcgacgaccacCGCACCGAGAACGTGGTGGGAGAGCCGCGTCTGTCGGGCGAGAAGGTGCTCATGTACGAGATGATCTTTGGCCTTCACCAGGACAAGTGGATGGACCTGCCCCATAAGAGGTCCAACCTGGTCAAGTGCTCGCGGGAGCGCTTCTTCCAGCTGTGCCCCTTTAACCAGAGCAAGCCTCGCGTGGCCGGCACCACCTTTGGCTTTGAGCCGAAGCTGTAG
- a CDS encoding Phenylacetate 2-hydroxylase has protein sequence MSSLVLYLAGVVVLYVLIRLLNSTDIPKIKGIPEIPGVPIFGNLIQLGTDHARVAQKWAAKYGPVFQTRLGTKRVVFVNSYDSVKHFWITHQAALISRPTFHTFHSVVSSSQGFTIGTSPWDDSCKARRKAAATALNRPAVQSYMPILDLESTVSIRELLEDCENGNRDLDPSPYFARFALNTSLTLNYGFRIDGDVNSELLHEITHVEREISNFRSTSNNWQDYVPLLRLWGAQNSAAGEFRARRDKYLTDMLNDLKQRIANGTDKPCITGNILKDPEAKLNEAELKSICLTMVSAGLDTVPGNLIMGVAYLATPQGQKIQAKALKAIEEVYPNGEAWEKCLVEEKVPFITALVKETLRYWTVIPICLPRVNIRDIPYKDTVIPAGTTFFMNAYAADYDEARFKSPNQFIPERFLDDKEIGTPHYGYGAGSRMCAGSHLANRELYTAYIRIITAFEVLPPKDKTDFPVMDAIECNANPTSLTTDPKPFKVGLKIRSEPKLREWIAEAEERTRGL, from the exons ATGTCTTCTCTAGTTCTCTACCTCGccggcgtcgtcgtcttgtACGTACTGATCAGACTGCTGAACTCGACGGACATTCCCAAGATCAAGGGTATCCCGGAGATTCCGGGTGTTCCAATCTTTGGAAATCTCATTCAATTGGGGACGGACCATGCACGAGTCGCACAGAAATGGGCCGCCAAGTATGGGCCGGTCTTCCAAACGCGGCTTGGAACAAAG CGCGTCGTCTTTGTCAATTCATACGACTCTGTCAAGCATTTCTGGATCACCCACCAGGCCGCACTCATCTCTCGCCCAACCTTTCACACGTTTCACTCTGTCGTTTCGTCATCCCAAGGTTTCACGATCGGCACTTCTCCATGGGACGACTCTTGCAAGGCCCGTCGAAAGGCTGCCGCCACCGCATTGAACCGACCCGCCGTCCAGTCTTACATGCCAATCCTGGATCTCGAGTCCACGGTCAGCATCAGGGAATTACTTGAAGATTGCGAGAACGGCAACCGTGACCTGGACCCGTCCCCATACTTCGCTCGGTTTGCTCTCAATACGTCTTTGACGCTCAATTATGGCTTCCGTATCGATGGCGATGTCAACAGCGAGCTCCTCCACGAGATCACCCACGTGGAGCGCGAAATCTCCAACTTCCGATCTACGAGCAACAACTGGCAAGACTATGTTCCACTGCTGCGTCTCTGGGGAGCCCAAAACTCGGCGGCTGGAGAATTCCGGGCGAGACGTGACAAGTATCTCACAGACATGCTCAACGATCTGAAGCAGCGGATAGCCAACGGTACCGACAAGCCTTGCATCACCGGCAACATTCTCAAAGACCCAGAGGCAAAGCTAAACGAAG CTGAGCTTAAATCTATCTGTTTGACCATGGTTTCTGCTGGACTCGACACTGTTCCCGGAAATTTGATCATGGGTGTAGCCTATCTCGCGACTCCCCAAGGACAAAAGATTCAAgccaaggctctcaaggccattgaggaagTATATCCCAATGGCGAAGCTTGGGAGAAGtgtcttgtcgaggagaaaGTTCCCTTCATTACTGCCCTGGTCAAGGAAACTCTCCGCTATTGGACTGTTATTCCAATCTGCTTGCCTAGAGTGAACATCAGAGACATTCCCTACAAAGACACAGTCATTCCCGCAGGCACAACATTCTTCATG AATGCCTACGCCGCCGACTATGACGAGGCACGGTTCAAGTCACCCAACCAGTTCATCCCAGAGCGGTTCCTTGACGACAAGGAAATTGGCACTCCACACTATGGATACGGTGCAGGATCACGAATGTGCGCTGGCTCGCACTTGGCCAACCGCGAACTCTACACCGCCTACATTcgcatcatcaccgccttcGAAGTGCTTcctcccaaggacaagaccgaTTTCCCCGTTATGGATGCGATCGAGTGCAACGCCAATCCCACGTCCTTGACCACAGACCCCAAGCCGTTCAAGGTTGGCTTGAAGATCCGGTCTGAGCCCAAACTAAGAGAATGGATTGCCGAAGCAGAGGAGAGAACGAGGGGCTTGTAA